GGATCTTCAGCCTGCCTTCATCGAGCATAACGTACTAAACGTTTTGACGGATTAATAAGCTCCGTTACCGAACAAATCGTTGCCTTGTTTGCAGATTCGAGAATCTATTCTGGAACTTCTTTTCGATGTAAGATTGTCGGAGAGATTGCAGTGTTTAGACTACCATTAAGTAATGTTTGGATTTCAGTTTCCTTGTATTGAAAAGTCCTATCTCAAATAGCCAGGAATTGAAAAGGCCGTGATGTACCTCTACAAGCACCCTCGAGAATCCAAACTAAACTGATAGCGCGCTGGAAAATTGATATCCGAATGGGCTCGACCTATATTCAACCTGAGCATCGATTTCAAAGCGATATCACGTGAGGAACGCCAGGAACGAGACTTGCAGCAGATGTCCAAAAAACGCAAAACCTCGCCGGACCCACAGGGTCAGAGCAGTACCAGCAAAAAGGGCTTACCGTTCACCGAGGCTAATAAGTAACAATTATGATAATAGGAAGCAACTTCTTTATTATAATcaaattcgttcatttttagGGGTGTATTACGATCCGGAAGCAAAGGATGGGTACAATGGGCTCGCATTCCCATGCCTTCGGGTAAGGAGTACATTGTTCGGCCAAAATCAACAAGTGATATTGATATGAGTCGGGTAATTATTCCTACATCTTTGAAGCTGCAGTTCTAGAGAAAAAAGCGATAAAAGTAGAATAATATAAGAATAATAAAATTAGGCTGCAAAAGTGGACTTCGACATTTTTTATATCTCAGAAAATTTGAGGTTTCTAGTCACAATAGGATTTTTCTCCATCCTCCTTATCAACTCCTGAAACTGCTTCCGATTTGTCACACGTAACCTGAAATATATAATTCTATCATAAATGAAGACGCAAATCGCACTCATTTTTTGGCTTCCATTGTTCGTACTTGTCGATAACAAAAgaggatacgacttcaaaagtcacaaaatgacaagttttttgactgcaatcgcccacgagaattgagtgagtgttcatgagagttcattcaaggtaAAAATCTCACCATAGTCGCCTTCGGAAATTGAGTGAGACAATTTTTCCGAGCTGTCGTTTCTCATTCGCGCATCAGAATCAGCCCCactgacaagtgctgttagtccatttgatgtttgatgaaactggaaatggattttaatgtgatgaaatgcactcctatatcttcttctatctataccaaaaaaaaaaggatcgccagatgtgttgatgagagcagaactcgaggaaggaattgtccgatttagggctgtctttattctatcatattttctgtataaaacatttattccatgtaacggagaaacatgttattttttttttatctgtattatagtgactttcaactcatttggctggttcgttacttttacttccatttttggaagacaaacaaaacaaaaaacaaatttttggcgggtcagctagtgtgagATATTTTTGCTAATCGAATTGTCAAACCGATACCAACAATAATCACCCTAATTCTTGTTTATACATCaaaagaaaaaatgtattctagatattttgtaccaaataaatgatgagtatcgtcaagtagcatgtgtacactcaattttgcaataGACTGTATAATAGTGTTTTATTATGATAAGAGTTGTGCATTAAACAAGTTATAGGTAATTCAGGGAAAACTACACCTTCCACTCTTGTCACTCTTGATCTATAGTACAATGACTTTGATCTGTAGTACAATTTCACCGGAAACAATTATTCTCTATACGGCTAGAATCATGTGGCCTTTATACCCCTAGTGGTAGCCAACGTTACCACGCATGATTTTAGTATCATCATTTTTATACCTTTTTGATTTAccataaaaaattatgaaataaaaGGTCAACCTTCTGAAAATCAACGTGATTGTACAAAACATCCTAAATATCGGTGCTGACACAATTGAAATGCttcaattttgtatacattGTGTTTGATTGTACCTAATGCTTAGGGTGGCCGTCATACCCCGTCCTCCCCTACTGTAACTACGAGAAAAATAAACGTCTACAGATGGAAtgcacatcattttaaagctgcaACTTTcaagtattagaatattttaggAACATATATTTCTCTTGGTATGTGTGTaggttagggtggcagcgaaaatggtcatgtaaaatttcaaaaaccgaccatgtacattttgtttattggcccgaaaatgacctgtgcaagtTTTTAGcttaatcggacatgatttaggggtgcctcaaagcgcacaaagttttgattttttgaacctcgaaaatctttctaaaggaaatttggaaaatagatttttttcggTGCCAAactacttaaaaatgcataaaacgtcgagatctggtgttatcacgaaaaaaaaggttttggattttttctgcATCTAAGTAGGCTCTCAATTTTCGTCAATTATTTTCTCCTGCTAGAAATCGAAGATTGGCAACTTTTCGAGTAGCTTAgagactttttccaaaaatcaaaatgaGCAACAACGTAGTCAAGCGGAACCCAACAGGTAGGAAATAAGCAGTAATTTTATCACTGATGTGCTTTTTATGAAGATCTCTATTAACCATGGAAGGGACCAAATCCAAGAAACCAATTCCCGCGAAAGTTGACTCTGGCATCGCGAGAATGCCTTCCACAACGACGAGAACCGAGTCCCCCCAACATTCAAGGCTACCGCGTCCTTTGTCCGGCCGACAAAGTAGTCGAAGTATTCAGGAACGTAAAGCGGCTACCGGCGTAATGGACAAAACTCGCCCAACGAGCAGTGGCTCTTTCAATCGGTTCACCAGTCAATCAAAATCGGATGAAAAAAGCATTTTGAAAGTGCATCGTCTCGGTATGCTACCCACGTATCTCCGAAAACCCCGCTCTGCTAGCTTCACTGAGAAAAATCCACCAAGGTCTAATGAACAAAGATCTAACGAGGCTGGCGAACACGCTAAGGAGATGCTCGAATTTGTAAATGTGcgatttgaaaaatttcaaaacgatTTGGCCATacagtatggaaaatattgtgctTCGAAGGAGGCATTGAATGAGGAAGGAATAACGAGCTCGGATGTTCGGAATAACATATCGGTGCAACATGCTTCTGCAGGCTTAGAAGAGGAAATCGCGCGTGTTTTTGTGCAGACCGAGCCGGTGGAAGCTGCACTGCAGACGGGGGTTTGCCCACCTTTCGAAGGTTCTGGGGGCACTCCAATGGAAGCCACTGTACTGTTCGACCAGCAACAACAGCTTACTGTGGCGcaagaaaaaaatcaccaaCTGGAGATAATGTGTGCGCAACAGCAGGAACGAATCGAGAATCTGGAAAAAGAGGTTGCAACCAAAGGAGCTATGATAAGCAAGATGGAGAATGGGATAGATGAGGTAACGTATTtttaggagtaccggtaagtttcttcgttttttttttgacgtaggactacgtctcacattaagggtgccaaatcagcaaGCAGGTCACGTCACGTTTTTATATTAAAGTTAACCTTAATAACTATTCTTGCAGCGAACTGATTTTAACGagctgcataccaatcgaattggaagttttccgaaatttgtttgatatgatatacattacaatcccatagtctgtatatggttgaaattgatgaaaatgggaagcattcccatttccccttAAATTTGTTCCatccatttgtgtgctatcccaaacagagctgtcaataacgggcaacttatgcagccgctagaataaaaGCAACGGAGGGGGATagcaaaaagaaaataaatccggaaagtcatggcatgcTTTGATGAATAAggattcagattctggactggtcagctttttTACTAGATTacaaccctatcaagaacttataagGAGTGAtagtacgaatagtagatgcagcttacaagcattatgagtgatttgaagagcttaaacgagcagtatcctctgagtagaacgaaatacacactataacatggcgcaacttggtcaaaaccaccccgaatgggttattccaactgattgagaactaaagatgacctacgaattagaaacatattataattcatatgaaattgacgttaattttgtaaagaagtgagagtttttccatctggttctatagttatgaaacactggaattttagttttttgaatgtttcgcgcctgaacacaacaatgaagttcaaatggccagcctTTTAAATGTGCATAGTTAtaatattctacactatatactgcaattcaaccgacttcttacatatctctggaaactcggtttggaggcgaatgaactgcaaagtttaaagcctcttaaaaacaaagaaacgtgaaacgtggaaactcaaaaaatatgagtggttctatagttgtgaaacacagTGTATAAAGTTACAATTTGTGACATATGACctattagtgtattgttttcgcaaaggcaagaaagaatcgttgcttcttgaaatgattctacaaatccacgcaagccattaaaccttttcagggtcaccggaacattttactaaagagttatttatgaaatttcaacgtattcgaaaataatatccgaaatgataaaccaacaatttaaaaaaaagattgcgtagtcctacgtcctaagcggtcatatctcagatacaacccctcgattttttaaaaattaatgctttattcagcaaaaatgattacaaatttaatattcaatatATTGTCCattgctagtcacaactttttcccttcTTTCTGGCAATCCGGTTTGTCGGccaaccacgaatcgatccaatttttgacttcatcaaaattggagaagtgctggtcaactaggccatgttgcatcgatcgaaaaaggtagtaatcggacggagcaatatcTGGAGAAAACAGTGGATGAGATAGGACCtctcatttcagcgtttccaaatatgttttgaccggtttcgcgacatgcggccgagcattgtcgtgttgcaaaataactttatcgtatctttgcttgtattgtggccatttttccttcaatgcaaggctcaaacgcatcaattgtcgtcggtagaggtcccccgtattggtttcattcggttttagcagctcatagtacaccagttggtcccaccaaatagacagcataaccttctggccgtgaatattccgcgcgtcCGTCAATGTTAATGCATGGCCGGGGtttccatacgttgcccgacattaaggattgtcgtaatggacccagtTTTCATCGCTAGTAacgatttgatgcaaaaaaaacctttcttttatgttgttggagcagttgttcgcacgtgaaaaaacggcgttcgacgtctcgtggcttcaattcatacggcacctaatttcctatctttcggatcatttccattgcttttaaacgatggGATATGGTTTGCTGTGCTACTCCAATTGtgtctgcaagttcttgttgcgtttgtgatggatcttgacgttcgctcagttggagcattgtcaccataaacttccaccaaaatgcgatgactttcgcagcttttttcttcatattgaagtaataaagtaacactccccgtaaAAACagtcgttggtacgaaattctaCATATTCTACATTctacatattcgaagtggttgtttacgcttcaactttttgacttatactgaaaaagacgcgcaatcagagatgaaccagccttcggctgaaaatctttttaataaagaaaaaagacacgcaatgacagtagctttccaacgaatgtctgggaatttgattcactggaataataatcaagttacgccatatGTTgttaaaccgaagaaacttaccggtacacctaatattttatttccatatttttatttttttctaattctatCATTATTGAAGATGAGGAAAATTTCAAATGCACAAAATTCTCAGATGGGAGAGTTGGAGCAACGATTAGCGGATGCTTTGAAGATCTGTGAGGATAAAGACAATCAGATATTGGAACTCAACACAAACTTGGGTTGGTATTTCTATGATTTTTCTGACTTCAAGTTCAAATTCACATTAAACAATTGGTTACAGAaacagttcaaaaacaaaaaagtctTGTCGACCATCGAAACGACGAAGCGTTGAAGATGGTGGTAAGTAGTACAGAAGACCATTGCTATTAACAGTTACAGATTGAGTTTCAACAGGTCACACTCCAAACCGAGGTGGAACGACTTCAACGGGAGAACCGCCAGCTGATTGATAACAAACAGCAAAATGATATTCAACTGAAGATCCGCGCTCAGCTCTTGGAATCTCTAGAGGCGAGTAATCAGAGTCTCATCGCTCGATGTGCTGAATTAGACAAGCCTGGAGTGAAAAATGAGGTAATAAGAGCGATTTGCATATTGATCAACGTAAAGTTGGCCTAAAATTATCAAACAGGAATGGTGTCTACTCTGATTCAGGTGGAAGCACAAGCGAAGTTCGAAATATCTCGAACATTGCATAACATTTTGAGTGTAGAGCAGAGCCAGCGTTCGATGGAGAAACAAAATTCTAGTGTCTGTGATCagaaatccgttcaatccaaaGTGGTTAGCCACAAAATCTTGGATGTTTTGAGGCAGATGAAAAATGAGAATCTTCAACTCAGGGGGATGATGTAAGTTTGAGTGCTTTACCATGTCAATTGATAATCTTCAGTGCAATTACCGCTAGCAGTGAAAATAAATGTGTCCGGAACAAAGAAGAACGGGTCCCCGTGGATAATCTTTTAAACAAACAATCGCGGAATAAACTATGTCAACTATTCCCAGAAGAACTACCGTCGAACGATGTGATTCTGGAAGATGATGTGATTGATGAACAAATTACCAATAGAATCGTATACGACGATCAAATTACCGGCAAACTTTACCATTAAccattattattaaattaaatcaGTGAAAAACTTTCTATGTAAAATAGCAGAATTGACATTGCCTTATTGTAACTAGTAGGAAGCGacccttttatttttattttacaatgaTGAGATTGGATCTTATTCACAACATTGTCAATGAACTCGGTTTTCTGGACATTGCGTTCgtcgtagagttgcgccagtttgtGGTTCatcctccttctccatacttcgTTTCCCTGCACACCACCCTATATTGTTCTGAACACTCGacgttcgaaaacaccaagtgcTTGTGATTCCTCCTCGAGCATCgttcatgcttcgtgcccataagGAACAACCGATCGAATcaaggatttgtacatggtacacttcgtacggggtcggagttcgTTGTAGCTTAGGGATTTGTGGCACGACGTCCGTTGACTATGCATCTTCAAATTTCAAGGTTGTTGTTGTGATCAGTAGTTATCAACTAGCCAATGAAGATAAATTCATCTACCATATCGAGCTCGTCGTTGCGAccagtccctcctgctagcatgtatttagttcTAGATGCATTGATCTCAAgtccaatcagccctgcttcgtgtttcagtcgagTATACAAGTCCGTTGCCGTCGCATGTGTTCCTCCGATtttgtccacgtcgtcggcgaagcagatgaaCTGACTAGATTAGTTGAAAATCGTGTTCCGCATGTTgcagcagacaggagagtccatcgtcTTGTCGAAGTGAGACCCTGTGAGCATCAAACGATTCCAACAGATCGTCTGAGATCCGATTCCGTTTGCCGTTGTCTGAATCAGGCTTGTCACCTTCCGGGGAAAGCCGCGTTCGTCCACTaatctccatagctgtcgtcggtcgttTCTGTGTGGCATCTGAACAGCGTTATGATAACCTTGATCACAATGACTGTTATGCTTCGCTGGAATATCCCACTCTTTGTACATATACTTGAGGGGTCACGACATTTGTCATCTTTCTCCCGGTTGGTCAATAACGGCTTCTTCGGACTAAGGTTTGTTACTTGTAGCTGTGCGTTGATTTGTTCCTCGTTCCAGGTGACTACACAGTTTCTATTATATGCGGTCTTGTAATTGACGAAGATGTGAtgcgtagggacctgatactttgaaagataatgatgatgatggtggcccacctcatacccccaCAAAGTGTAGTATCTGCCTAggttcttttcaatatctattcAACACTCCATGCTGTCGTGTCGAAAACTATTTCTATTCAACTGTCTTTTCCGAAAGTCCATCGCTAACTGACTGCCAATAGCCATTGTGCCGTGACGCGCGCTGCTCGGTGTTTTGCTCGTTCGTTTGTACACTTCGGTGCTCTCTCTCgacttaagccgggttcagacggtgcgagtaagcatacgagtcggtctagtcagttactgcagtacagctactcacaccgtgtgaacacatcatgccagttagtgtcatgtgtgattcggcgtgcgagctacttcaaatttttttgaatttactcgcactcgcatccctcaaaacgtcaaaaacagaatttagcgctcgaatcagcgatgccaaatctttacattgtctttacatgtctctatttttaagatatttgaaaatatgcgaagattattatagacttgaaaattattgaaaaaacaaataaaaccctcatagtttctaagcggaatcgttgttattaaacggttttatttagcttgccctgtaatctgtttgtatgtttgtaacatgtcccacattagtagaaatttgacccccttcttgttgaccgattgatctgaaatttggaacacacctttatctctgtagtcattacaaaactgcgtatttcattatcttgtaaatccaagatagaggccgctacaaaatggcggatccctttcttcctcaaaacctcatcaatgtgggttttccaaaaccccatcaatatgggtatcaaatgaaagggcttgactagcagaatacagttatttaagaaaaatgcaaatccaagatggctgccactactaaatggcggactacatagtttcccaaaacttcattaatatgggtgttggggggaagcaaactacgccactgatgacttgatctgaacctgcgcatccggacggtgccactccatgacgcacccagacaatcattgacagctagctgtcatcactgtcattctgaaaacttctctcgtaccacacattctttgctaatcacaaaaaaggagtagagatagaacccaaaataaagttgaattcccaaattgttaaataattgaatcatcctgtcgtgctttgaatttaaaacgaggagatcaaatgtaggtaaaacctaataatgtaaagttcttgtttaattattgtttctcttaataaatacagctttgagctcgctatacattgataaaaacgcgtgctgaatagaacctccgaaacccccgtaacaatgggtatcaaatgaaagggattgactagcagaacacggttatttatgaaaaatgcaaatccatcaaaattctaccaaatggcggactacatattatgtcaaaacaccattaatatgggtatcaaatgaaagggcttgaatagtagatcacagtagatcatgaaaaattaaaatccaagatggccgcaatcacaaaatagcaatatactttattaaacggttttatttagcttgaactgttcgtatgtatgtatgtatgtctgtaggattgtcccacagtaatagaaatttgaccaataggaactgaccggataggaactgctgtcattttaaaactgcttatcttgaaaaatccaatttggcctccgctcaaaatcgctgattccatatcatctcaaaaaaaaaaggttgattgagatatgtgtatcaaaccaacgaacttgacttggagaacacactatgtattttctgcaatctactcaatatcggtatcaaatgaaattttttgactgatagaatacagtacaatgcctttattgtagagaaatattctaatgaaacagataatgtactaaaaactagaaaataaaatgagtaaacaaaaactttttaaattataaaatccattcattttcattatccacaattagtgatttcatcatatgtcccactattttattttagtcttatcaatgccctagactaatgaaggagaggtgtgataactactaactgcaacttgcctaattattttctctagcttttagtacattattatgtttaatcacaaataaaccgtttaacttaaaaagtttttttactcattttattttgttttgcacgctggtggggcacgttttctttttgaaatagttttcttgggattctaaatataaaatcattatcgggcacaattttcattcgaaattcactcacaacttccaaaaaaagtattgttctaaaaaacagaatacatattccatttaaaaaagtagattttcattcattattttagtttttgaggcgtattcattcctcctgcaaatctactatcattttcatttcacaaattggtacacgaagctgctgtcaaggcgaaataattcaaaatttgaaaaatcttttaaactgccatttgtagcactacatactttcggaattattttagctatggatgctttcgagattctaaaaaaatatcgacaataatctgaacgatattccagaagaaaggtacaacatttctagtttcacttatgtaggtatagcatccctcatgagtgtatcttgcgttgtatttgtggagcaattaaatccaacagttttttcactttttcaggtgttattctcaacactgctctgtactctcggggatcatcatcgtagagttacttcaatattgtatttgttgctccttttttttgcatccaattcctggaccgaatccttttttctttctgctttttc
The Toxorhynchites rutilus septentrionalis strain SRP chromosome 2, ASM2978413v1, whole genome shotgun sequence genome window above contains:
- the LOC129770437 gene encoding uncharacterized protein LOC129770437 isoform X3: MSNNVVKRNPTGTKSKKPIPAKVDSGIARMPSTTTRTESPQHSRLPRPLSGRQSSRSIQERKAATGVMDKTRPTSSGSFNRFTSQSKSDEKSILKVHRLGMLPTYLRKPRSASFTEKNPPRSNEQRSNEAGEHAKEMLEFVNVRFEKFQNDLAIQYGKYCASKEALNEEGITSSDVRNNISVQHASAGLEEEIARVFVQTEPVEAALQTGVCPPFEGSGGTPMEATVLFDQQQQLTVAQEKNHQLEIMCAQQQERIENLEKEVATKGAMISKMENGIDEMRKISNAQNSQMGELEQRLADALKICEDKDNQILELNTNLETVQKQKSLVDHRNDEALKMVVTLQTEVERLQRENRQLIDNKQQNDIQLKIRAQLLESLEASNQSLIARCAELDKPGVKNEEWCLL
- the LOC129770437 gene encoding polyamine-modulated factor 1-binding protein 1-like isoform X1, with amino-acid sequence MSNNVVKRNPTGTKSKKPIPAKVDSGIARMPSTTTRTESPQHSRLPRPLSGRQSSRSIQERKAATGVMDKTRPTSSGSFNRFTSQSKSDEKSILKVHRLGMLPTYLRKPRSASFTEKNPPRSNEQRSNEAGEHAKEMLEFVNVRFEKFQNDLAIQYGKYCASKEALNEEGITSSDVRNNISVQHASAGLEEEIARVFVQTEPVEAALQTGVCPPFEGSGGTPMEATVLFDQQQQLTVAQEKNHQLEIMCAQQQERIENLEKEVATKGAMISKMENGIDEMRKISNAQNSQMGELEQRLADALKICEDKDNQILELNTNLETVQKQKSLVDHRNDEALKMVVTLQTEVERLQRENRQLIDNKQQNDIQLKIRAQLLESLEASNQSLIARCAELDKPGVKNEVEAQAKFEISRTLHNILSVEQSQRSMEKQNSSVCDQKSVQSKVVSHKILDVLRQMKNENLQLRGMISENKCVRNKEERVPVDNLLNKQSRNKLCQLFPEELPSNDVILEDDVIDEQITNRIVYDDQITGKLYH
- the LOC129770437 gene encoding polyamine-modulated factor 1-binding protein 1-like isoform X2; the protein is MSNNVVKRNPTGTKSKKPIPAKVDSGIARMPSTTTRTESPQHSRLPRPLSGRQSSRSIQERKAATGVMDKTRPTSSGSFNRFTSQSKSDEKSILKVHRLGMLPTYLRKPRSASFTEKNPPRSNEQRSNEAGEHAKEMLEFVNVRFEKFQNDLAIQYGKYCASKEALNEEGITSSDVRNNISVQHASAGLEEEIARVFVQTEPVEAALQTGVCPPFEGSGGTPMEATVLFDQQQQLTVAQEKNHQLEIMCAQQQERIENLEKEVATKGAMISKMENGIDEMRKISNAQNSQMGELEQRLADALKICEDKDNQILELNTNLETVQKQKSLVDHRNDEALKMVVTLQTEVERLQRENRQLIDNKQQNDIQLKIRAQLLESLEASNQSLIARCAELDKPGVKNEVEAQAKFEISRTLHNILSVEQSQRSMEKQNSSVCDQKSVQSKVVSHKILDVLRQMKNENLQLRGMIENKCVRNKEERVPVDNLLNKQSRNKLCQLFPEELPSNDVILEDDVIDEQITNRIVYDDQITGKLYH